From Kwoniella dendrophila CBS 6074 chromosome 11, complete sequence, a single genomic window includes:
- a CDS encoding histone H3 — MARTKQTARKSTGGKAPRKQLATKAARKSTSKTQGAGTSGGVKKPHRYRPGTVALREIRRYQKSTELLIRKLPFQRLVREIAQDFKTDLRFQSSAVLALQEASEAYLVSLFEDTNLAAIHAKRVTIQPKDLQLARRLRGERS, encoded by the exons atGGCCAGAACTAAGCAAACCGCTAGAAAATCCACCGGTGGTAAAGCCCCAAGAAAGCAAC TTGCTACCAAAGCTGCCAgaaaatcaacctcaaaaACTCAAGGTGCTGGTACTTCAGGTGGTGTTAAGAAACCTCACAGATACAGACCTGGTACCGTCGCTCTTAGAGAAATCAGAAGATACC AAAAATCCACTGAACTCCTTATCAGAAAACTTCCTTTCCAAAGATTAGTTAGAGAAATTGCTCAAGATTTCAAAACTGATTTACGATTCCAATCTTCTGCTGTATTGGCTCTCCAAGAAGCCTCAGAAGCTTACCTCGTTTCTCTC TTCGAAGACACCAACTTAGCTGCCATCCACGCCAAGAGAGTTACTATCCAACCTAAAGATCTCCAACTCGCCCGAAGACTCCGAGGTGAACGGTCATAA